AGAAAAGCTGGACCTGCTGGTCAGTCCTGTGGAGGATGGTGATGGAAATTACATTGGACCTATGGTGACCTGGGAAGTGATCACGGAGAAGCTGCGGCTTGAGAATGAAATGGTCCGTATTCAGAATATGATGGAAAATATTCCGATCAATGTTCTGCTGGCAAATCGAGATTTTGAAATGGTCTATATGAATCCTGCTTCATATAAACAGCTCAAAGAAATCGAGCATTTATTGCCTATGCCGGTGGACAAGTTAATCGGACAGAGTATCGATATCTTCCATAAAAATCCGGAAATGCAGCGAAAAATGCTATCCGACCCTTCCAATCTGCCACACCGGGCCAAGATCAAGGTCGGAGACCAAACGCTGGATCTGGAAGCAACTGCTATTTTTGATAGAGACAAGAATTATATCGGCCCGATGGTTTGCTGGTCGGTAATTACAGACCAGGTCAAACTGGCCGATGATTTCGAATCGGAAATTCAGGGTATTGTGAGCGTCGTGACTTCTTCTGCCACTGAGATGCAAGCCAGCTCTAAGAGCTTGTCTGACATGTCAGATGAAACGGCTCGTCAGTCACAGGTAGTGGCTGCTGCCAGTGAAGAAGCCACCCGCAACGTGGAAACTGTTTCTTCTGCTGCAGAAGAATTAAGTGCCTCCATCAGCGAAATCGCTCGCCACGTACAAGAGCAGTCACATATGACTTCACAGGCTGTGGGTGAAGCGGATCGTACCAACGACACGATTAAAGAGCTTGGCGATGCCAGCAGCGAAATCGGTCAGGTTGTTAAGGTGATTACATCCATCGCTCAGCAGACAAACCTGTTGGCTTTGAACGCAACTATCGAAGCTGCTCGTGCCGGTGAAGCCGGTAAAGGGTTTGCTGTTGTCGCGAACGAAGTCAAAGAACTGGCTCGCCAGACTGCTCGGGCGACGGAAGAAATCAGTGAGAAGATTGGTGCCATTCAAGGTTCAACGAACATCGCTGTTTCTGCCATTGGTTCGATTGGCGAGAGTATTCGCAAGATCAATGAAATCTCCACAACGATTGCCAGTGCAGTTGAAGAACAGACCGCAGCAACCAACGAGATTTCACGGAATGTTGCGGAAGCCGCTCGCGGGACTGCTGAGGTTACGAACAATATCTCAGGTGTTTCTCAGGCAGCGACCGACAGTGGAACAGCAGCAAACGATATGTTGGCGGCTGCTCAAGGTCTGACTCAGGAATCTGTCAAACTGGACGAAGCTGCCGCTTCCTTCCTGACACGCATGCGAGCAATCTAATCCATTTTAGTTTGTTTAGATTGTAGCCTGTTTGGGCCAGCAATCACTGAATTGAAAAATAATACCGCCAGAGTAAGCATATGTTTATGTGCATCGGTTTAGTCTGGCGGTTTTTTTCTACCCGAAGGGTGGGTTTTTTTGAGGGAAAACGCTCAAAATAGCTAAAAATGAACGATTTTGCAGTTTGATCACTTCCTCATCAGAAACGTGTCCTAGACTTCGTTTAGAAATCTAATCAACCGTTATTTCAAGAGACTATTATGCATTTAATGCATTCATCACTTGAGCTACCGGCTATTAACAAAGAGCTAATTTTACATACTGGGAGACCGGTGGAAATGAAAACGATATTACTTGTTGACGATTCCAGGGCAGTTCGACTTGTCGGACGTCGTATGATGGGAACTCTGGGACTTGATGTTCTTGAGGCGGAAGATGGCAAACAAGCTTTGGAAGTGGCGCGAGCCAATCCCGATCTTGATGCTGTGCTTTTGGATTGGAATATGCCCATCATGGATGGAATGGAGTTCTTAACTGCACTTCGTGCTGACGATCGGGCAAAGCAGCCGATTGTGGTGATGTGTACGACAGAAAACGATATGCCGCAAATTGTGCAGGCCATGCAGGCCGGTGCAAATGAGTATATTATGAAGCCGTTTACGGAAGACATTGTCCGCGACAAGTTAGAAGAAACAGGTGTTTTGTGAGCCCTTCGGTCATCAAAGTACTCGTGGTCGATGACTCAGCTGTGATTCGGGGATTAATGACTCAAGCCATCAATATGGACTCTGACTTGAAAGTAGTCGGATCTGCCATGCATGGTCAGACTGCCCTTACCTGGCTTCAACAGAACCAGGCGGATGTAGTTGTTCTTGATGTTGAGATGCCTGTCATGGATGGGATCAGTTGTTTGAAGCAACTGAAGCAGGATTATCCTGATCTGCCTGTCATCATGGCCAGTGCCCTGACTCGAGCCGGCGCAGAGATTACTCTACAGGCGCTTGATCTTGGTGCTGCAGGTTGTATTCCCAAGCCCGTGGCTACGAATCCTTCTGAGGCGATTAAGCAGGTCGCTCGTGATTTGATTCCGTTAATCAAAGCATTAGTGCGATCAGCCCAGGCAACTCCTCAACCGAGGTTCACAAATCACAGTCAGAATACAACAGTACTTCCTGCGAAGACTCCGATGGTGTTAGTCATTGGGTCCAGCACAGGTGGTCCTAATGCATTGAAGACGGTGTTGTCTGCAATACCTGAGAAATTTTCGTTACCAATATTGATAGCACAGCACATGCCCCCTTTGTTTACAAAGACGCTGGCTGAGCATATTCAAAGGGAAACGAATCGTCCGACAGCGGAAGCCGTTGATGGAGAGTTAATTGAGAGAGGCCATATTTATATTGCCCCGGGTGATTTTCATATGGTGATTGATAAACAGGATGATCGAATGGTGATTCGTTTGAATCAAGATGATCCGGAACATTTTTGCCGGCCTTCTGTGAATCCATTATATGCATCAGCAGCAAAATGGTATGGCAGTTCGGTTTTGGCAGTGATGTTAACAGGGATGGGAGAGGATGGGATTGAGGGAGCGCAATCGATCAGTGAGCGTAAAGGTTATATTATCGCACAAGATGAACAGAGTAGTGTTGTCTGGGGAATGCCTGGTGCGATTGCCAATGCAGGACTGGCCAGCCAGGTTTTACCGCTCAGGAATATTGCTCCTGAGTTAGCCCGACTTTGTTCTTTATAGAAAGTGGTGATCTCGTGTCTCCAGAAGATTATAGATATATTACAGATTTTTTATTGGAAACAACTGGACTCTCGCTCGGCGAGAATAAAGAGTATTTACTGGAAGCCCGCCTGATTCCACTCGCCCAAGCTCACGGCATGAACGGTATTCAAGATCTGGTGTTGAGTTTAAGATCTGGTATTGATCCCACTCTGCGTCAGGATGTCATGGAAGCAATGACCACCAATGAATCTTCGTTCTTTCGGGATCGACGTCCATTTGATGAACTCAAGAATTCGATCTTGCCGGATATTATTGCAGAACGCAGTATGACTCAAAAACTGCGTATCTGGTGTTCTGCCTGCTCCCATGGTCAAGAACCATATAGTATCGTGATGACTCTGCGAGAGCACTTTCCAGAACTGGCTGACTGGAACATTCAAATTGTGGCAACCGATTTGTGTACGAAAGCCTTGAATCGCGCCGAAGAAGGAGTTTATTCCCAGTTTGAGGTTCAGCGCGGTTTACCTGTCCAACTTTTGATGAAATATTTTGAGCAGTGCGAACAAGGCTGGAAAATCAAATCTGATTCAGGCGTCAATATTCAATGGAAACGCTTGAATCTCCTGGAAGATTTCAAACATTTGGGAATGTTTGACATTGTCTTCTGTCGCAATGTTCTGATTTACTTTAAACCGGAAATGAAGAAGGATATTCTGAATCGCGTCAGTGAGCAAATGCATTCTTCCGGAGTATTGTTGCTGGGCGCTGCTGAAACAGTGTTGGGCATTTCTGACAATTACAGCAAACTGTCCGGATGTCAGTCTGCCATTTATCAGCTAGCAGGCCGCAACGTGGCAAATCAGGCAATAAGCTAATCCTGTGCTGTTCTAAGAATCTGTGATGTTTCAGTGTGATCATAAATTCTTACCGGTTCTCTCTTTACATATGAGCCGGTTACGAGTTGAATCTTGTAAAAAAAATCTCTTCCCTTATTTGTATATATGTGATATGAGAACGCAAGTAGGGGCTGTTGTAGGCTTTCCAGATTCATCGAACTGAATAGATTCTGCTGATTTCGCACAGGGAAGTGCAGAGAATAATGCGGCTTGCCATATTTGAGGATCGTTCTGCGCTACAATTCGCGCCGATTTCATTATTGAGACCGGTGTTTGAATTGCTGTGCGGGCAGTTTTCTCTCCGTGAACGACTATTCGAGTCTGTCCAGATTGAGGAGTGGGGCGCTCTGATACGCCCTGCCCTGACAGAAGTCTATGCAGAACACCATCCTGATGCCCGGATCAATGACGCGATCTGGTTGAGCGAAGGACCCACACTGCTGATCAATGGTCGCTGGCTTCCTACCAATGCTGAGCTCGTGCGGCTGGCACAAGTTTCTTCCGACACCGTAGGCATGATAGGGGAATCTGTTGCTTACTTGCTTCTGGAACCAGAAGAATCTGCGCTGTTAACAACAGATGCCTGGGATGATGCGATTCAAAAAATTGCATCAACTAGAACGTCTGTTGTCGCAGAAGGGGTCGAGTTGCACTATCCCTGGGACCTGGTAAATCAGAATCGCCAACAGTTGCTCGCTGATTTTTCTTTCAGTCAGTCCGTAAACTCGTCAACGGGTGATGCCAGGAACTTAACCATTGTAGGACCCCCTGAACAGGTACGGGTAGCGGCTTCCGCCGAGATCGACCCCTTTGTTGTATTGGATACGCGACAGGGGCCTGTGGTGATTGAGGAAGAAGCTGTGATTCAAGCTTTCACTCGGATTGAAGGCCCCGCTTATATCGGGAAAGGGACGCAGTTGTTTCGTGCGAATCTCAAAGCAGGGACAACAGCCGGACCCTATTGCAGGCTGGGGGGGGAAATTGAAGAGTCCATTATTCATGGATATGTCAATAAATATCATGACGGTTTCCTGGGGCACTCTTATATTTGTCCCTGGGTGAATCTGGGAGCGCAAACCAGTAACAGCGATCTCAAAAATGATTATTCCGAAGTCAAAGTTCCCCTTGCGGGAATACCTGTTGAAACGCAGTCGGTTAAAGTCGGCTGTTTTATCGGGGATCATACTAAGACTGGATTAAACAGTCTGTTTAATACGGGAACCTCTGTCGGTGTGATGTCGATGGTACTGCCAACGGGAGAATTGCTCCCGAAGCATATTCCCTCGTTTTCTCGGTTTTGGCTGGGACGAATCGATTGTCAGATCAATCTATCCGACCTCTTTCAACTGGCCGAAACTTCCATGCAGCGGAGAGGGCTGTCACTCTCTGCCGGTCAGCGCAAGCTTCTGGTTGCTTTGTTTGATGAAACCAGTGGAGAACGCGATCAAGCCATCCGGTGGTGGGATCAAAAGCAGGCAGCACGCTCTGTACCTCAGAAAATCAAATAAGCTTCCTCGTTTCTGGGGAAAGAGAACTCGAAGCCGAACTTGGTGCAGGCTTGTGTTGTCATATTGATAAACGCCAACTCTGGTAAGAAACAGGCAGAAACTTGAGGGAAATCTACGGGAATCCATCGAGTTCGTAAGATTTATCATCTTGATGTAAGAATGTCCCAAATTGATGACAGTAATTGCATGTCCTCTGCAGGTTTGTGATTTTTTCAATTTGTGTTTTACGTTACAGATGCGGAGTCCATAAGCATTTAGGATGTGCCATGACGGGAATTCATTTTTTCAGTCCGTTTGGTACAGCCCTTGCGATTCATTCAGTCATTCAGCTTTTCCAGAGGTGGAAAGCAGCAGCGTCGTTCGAATCACAAAATTCGAGGCTGCCAAAATAGATTTTCAATACAAAGTCGTGAATAGTCAAAGTAGGAGAAGAGGGTCATGTCAGATCAGGTCATGGAAGAATTGTGGAATGGATTATCACCAGCGGCAAGTAGCGCAGAGCTGGCCAATGCGGTCGTTGATCGATTGGTTGAGCTGAATATTGATCTGCAGGAAGTCTCTCTGGCAGAGATGAAAACCCTGTTAGCAAGT
This window of the Gimesia fumaroli genome carries:
- a CDS encoding response regulator, encoding MKTILLVDDSRAVRLVGRRMMGTLGLDVLEAEDGKQALEVARANPDLDAVLLDWNMPIMDGMEFLTALRADDRAKQPIVVMCTTENDMPQIVQAMQAGANEYIMKPFTEDIVRDKLEETGVL
- a CDS encoding protein-glutamate methylesterase/protein-glutamine glutaminase, whose product is MSPSVIKVLVVDDSAVIRGLMTQAINMDSDLKVVGSAMHGQTALTWLQQNQADVVVLDVEMPVMDGISCLKQLKQDYPDLPVIMASALTRAGAEITLQALDLGAAGCIPKPVATNPSEAIKQVARDLIPLIKALVRSAQATPQPRFTNHSQNTTVLPAKTPMVLVIGSSTGGPNALKTVLSAIPEKFSLPILIAQHMPPLFTKTLAEHIQRETNRPTAEAVDGELIERGHIYIAPGDFHMVIDKQDDRMVIRLNQDDPEHFCRPSVNPLYASAAKWYGSSVLAVMLTGMGEDGIEGAQSISERKGYIIAQDEQSSVVWGMPGAIANAGLASQVLPLRNIAPELARLCSL
- a CDS encoding CheR family methyltransferase, producing MSPEDYRYITDFLLETTGLSLGENKEYLLEARLIPLAQAHGMNGIQDLVLSLRSGIDPTLRQDVMEAMTTNESSFFRDRRPFDELKNSILPDIIAERSMTQKLRIWCSACSHGQEPYSIVMTLREHFPELADWNIQIVATDLCTKALNRAEEGVYSQFEVQRGLPVQLLMKYFEQCEQGWKIKSDSGVNIQWKRLNLLEDFKHLGMFDIVFCRNVLIYFKPEMKKDILNRVSEQMHSSGVLLLGAAETVLGISDNYSKLSGCQSAIYQLAGRNVANQAIS
- a CDS encoding putative sugar nucleotidyl transferase, producing the protein MRLAIFEDRSALQFAPISLLRPVFELLCGQFSLRERLFESVQIEEWGALIRPALTEVYAEHHPDARINDAIWLSEGPTLLINGRWLPTNAELVRLAQVSSDTVGMIGESVAYLLLEPEESALLTTDAWDDAIQKIASTRTSVVAEGVELHYPWDLVNQNRQQLLADFSFSQSVNSSTGDARNLTIVGPPEQVRVAASAEIDPFVVLDTRQGPVVIEEEAVIQAFTRIEGPAYIGKGTQLFRANLKAGTTAGPYCRLGGEIEESIIHGYVNKYHDGFLGHSYICPWVNLGAQTSNSDLKNDYSEVKVPLAGIPVETQSVKVGCFIGDHTKTGLNSLFNTGTSVGVMSMVLPTGELLPKHIPSFSRFWLGRIDCQINLSDLFQLAETSMQRRGLSLSAGQRKLLVALFDETSGERDQAIRWWDQKQAARSVPQKIK